A genomic segment from Salvia splendens isolate huo1 chromosome 13, SspV2, whole genome shotgun sequence encodes:
- the LOC121759899 gene encoding protein DETOXIFICATION 27-like isoform X2 codes for MANSSSLNLLSIGYVFSHYHHPISRRPPRPKPARRHLHCHHRHHLHHLRLLGMASVLEMLCGQAYGGKQYRLLGIYLQRSWVVLFLSSIALLPLFIFLEPMLKLVGQPAPLAELAGQVALWLIPMHLSFAFQFTLTRFLQCQLKTCVVAWVCGAVLALHVVISWIFVYNLRVGIVGIALTLDFSWWMSVVGMFIYSVCGWCPTSWTGFSREAFNDLWDFFKLSLASGVMLALENFYFRMLVLVSSIKGTEVAVDALSICMSFYGWESMIPMGLYAATGIRVACEIGAGNENSAKLAAKVSVFNSLLIGFLFFGIIMAFPDKIAMIFVSSSSVISMVEELASLLAITILFNCIQPILSGVAVGSGWQVFVAYINIGSYYIVGVPLGIFLGWYLHFGVEGIWVGMICGTIVQTLILSTVTVRRPWGKTAKALRFNSSVSEIN; via the exons ATGGCAAATAGCAGCTCCCTCAATCTTCTGTCGATTGGCTATGTTTTCTCTCACTATCATCACCCAATCTCTCGCCGGCCACCTCGGCCAAAACCAGCTCGCCGCCATCTCCATTGTCACCACCGTCATCATCTCCATCACCTTCGGCTTCTTG GAATGGCTAGTGTGCTTGAGATGTTGTGTGGACAAGCCTACGGAGGAAAGCAATACCGCCTGTTGGGCATATATCTGCAACGCTCGTGGGTGGTGTTGTTTCTGAGCTCGATAGCTCTTCTACCTCTCTTCATTTTTCTCGAACCAATGTTGAAGCTTGTGGGGCAGCCGGCGCCATTAGCAGAGCTGGCGGGTCAGGTGGCGTTATGGCTGATCCCTATGCACTTGAGCTTCGCGTTCCAGTTCACTCTGACGAGGTTCTTGCAGTGCCAGTTGAAGACCTGCGTTGTTGCTTGGGTCTGTGGCGCGGTGCTTGCTCTACACGTGGTAATAAGTTGGATTTTCGTTTATAATTTGAGGGTTGGCATTGTGGGGATAGCCCTCACTCTCGATTTCTCGTGGTGGATGTCTGTTGTGGGGATGTTCATCTATAGTGTCTGTGGTTGGTGTCCTACTTCTTGGACTGGCTTCTCGAGGGAGGCTTTCAATGACCTCTGGGATTTCTTTAAACTGTCTCTAGCTTCTGGTGTCATGCTCGC GTTGGAGAATTTTTACTTTAGGATGCTGGTTCTCGTCTCGAGCATCAAAGGCACGGAGGTTGCTGTCGATGCCTTGTCCATATG CATGAGCTTCTATGGTTGGGAGTCCATGATTCCGATGGGGCTATATGCAGCAACGGG GATCCGTGTAGCATGTGAAATTGGAGCCGGGAATGAAAACTCTGCAAAGCTTGCTGCTAAAGTTTCCGTCTTCAACTCTCTGTTGATCGGTTTCCTGTTCTTTGGAATAATCATGGCCTTCCCGGACAAGATTGCAATGATATTCGTATCTAGCTCGTCTGTGATCTCGATGGTCGAGGAGCTAGCCTCGTTATTGGCAATAACCATTCTATTCAACTGCATTCAACCCATTCTTTCAG GTGTAGCCGTTGGATCCGGTTGGCAAGTCTTTGTTGCGTACATTAACATCGGGAGCTACTATATCGTCGGGGTGCCTCTCGGGATCTTCTTGGGATGGTATCTTCATTTTGGCGTAGAG GGCATATGGGTCGGGATGATCTGTGGAACGATAGTCCAGACGCTGATACTGTCCACCGTCACGGTTAGGCGTCCTTGGGGTAAGACGGCAAAAGCACTTCGTTTCAACTCCTCGGTATCCGAAATTAATTAG
- the LOC121762192 gene encoding putative late blight resistance protein homolog R1C-3, with protein MAAYGASVSLKNTIQRILQSSRISLVPASLQILQSANESMCRLQKVLLKLDDTSCKKIRAKVNDLDERMKEVVWEFEDLLESHVYEHILPQLEGERDRLSFYVDLQSLRQSVDCFIERVTVMEAEYDNELLNMHEEEGEPLSSRIDFGGINSKMVGLSDEFEQVKDYLINDRGNRLLVTGMAGVGKTALAKKVFDDSLIQRRFGHRAWIKVGRKCEFKETIRCILAQVDPNTHGQIITLADDNDGQELVGLLKERLKDKKCLIVFDDVWEWDTRVMYNLHEENVRILITSRLRIEELNNLATKATLRLLNIEESKKLLGERLFGEEGFPPHLEKLGEKIAYKCEGLPLMIVTVAKLLSKEDMTRQYWTEVAEKQHNSVFVEAYNQISEVLFPSYDYLPQYFKMFFLYLGAFPPYSDIEIHNLFDRLCAEGFLEPTGEQTLEDFMVECLVVLAHKYHLVLLGFDQESWFLKKELHVHSCWQYLCRKEASKIKFLHVLQSFDDVVKDQRRLCAHSNTLFAFKEVHESIKSDCAPTNRSLLCLGPFHQYPLPINAMDFKLLKVLDALQVRYYHFPLEILKLVCLNYLALTCNKELPVSISNLFHLQFLIIFQHTNIKKRGAISYMPVEIWDMQQLQHIYVVGRDLPTPNSDVTLDKLSSLVGVSTMSCTTDILKRIPNLKELIIQMELKPYDDDNDSNSLNGLEYISEELRNLEALSYFVKNPELKYECRVPLSVFPSSLTILHLSGLGCPWRYMNDIGVLLPNLVNLRLEHYAFQGSEWNIESKCFLKLEKLVMEDTDLVRWRAQHGSLPRLDLLSIRHCYKLQQLDWMCSPSTVTTRTIELVECNPLVVASALQLPEDHFTVLWQSSF; from the coding sequence ATGGCGGCTTATGGTGCATCGGTTTCTCTTAAGAATACAATTCAGCGTATTCTACAATCGTCTCGTATTTCGCTGGTTCCTGCctctctacaaatcttacaatCCGCAAACGAATCCATGTGCCGTCTGCAAAAAGTTCTGCTAAAATTAGACGACACCAGCTGTAAGAAGATCAGGGCGAAGGTGAATGATTTGGATGAACGAATGAAAGAGGTCGTATGGGAATTCGAAGATTTACTAGAATCTCATGTGTATGAACATATTCTTCCACAACTCGAAGGTGAGAGAGATCGCTTGTCTTTCTATGTAGATCTGCAGAGTCTGCGGCAGAGTGTTGATTGCTTCATCGAGAGGGTGACGGTGATGGAGGCGGAATACGATAATGAACTACTGAATATGCATGAAGAAGAAGGTGAACCTCTTTCCTCAAgaattgattttggtggaaTCAACTCAAAGATGGTTGGATTATCTGATGAATTTGAACAAGTCAAGGATTATTTGATCAATGATAGAGGGAATCGGTTGTTAGTTACTGGGATGGCAGGGGTTGGAAAGACAGCTCTTGCTAAGAAAGTATTTGACGATTCATTGATTCAAAGACGTTTCGGGCATCGAGCATGGATCAAAGTGGGCAGAAAATGTGAATTCAAGGAAACAATACGATGCATTCTAGCTCAAGTGGATCCCAACACTCACGGCCAAATTATTACCCTAGCGGACGACAATGACGGCCAGGAATTAGTTGGACTCTTGAAAGAGAGATTGAAGGATAAGAAATGTCTCATTGTGTTTGATGATGTATGGGAATGGGATACACGAGTGATGTATAACTTGCATGAAGAGAATGTCCGGATCTTGATCACAAGCAGACTAAGAATTGAAGAATTGAATAATCTTGCTACTAAGGCTACGTTACGGTTGTTGAATATAGAAGAAAGTAAGAAATTACTTGGTGAGAGGCTGTTTGGTGAAGAGGGGTTCCCTCCTCACCTTGAGAAATTGGGTGAGAAGATTGCCTACAAATGTGAAGGTCTTCCACTTATGATAGTCACAGTTGCAAAGCTTCTATCCAAAGAAGACATGACCCGACAATATTGGACCGAGGTAGCTGAAAAGCAGCATAATTCAGTCTTTGTGGAAGCATATAATCAAATATCAGAGGTACTTTTCCCAAGCTATGACTATCTACctcaatattttaaaatgttttttctCTATTTGGGCGCTTTCCCTCCATATAGTGATATCGAAATACACAACCTTTTTGATCGGTTGTGTGCTGAGGGGTTTCTTGAACCAACTGGAGAACAAACTTTGGAAGATTTCATGGTCGAATGCTTGGTTGTGCTTGCTCACAAGTATCATCTTGTTTTACTCGGATTTGATCAAGAATCTTGGTTTTTGAAGAAAGAGTTACACGTGCATTCGTGTTGGCAATACTTGTGTAGGAAAGAAGCTAGTAAGATCAAGTTTTTGCATGTTTTACAAAGTTTTGATGACGTTGTGAAAGATCAACGTCGGTTATGTGCCCATTCCAATACTTTATTTGCCTTCAAGGAAGTGCATGAATCAATCAAAAGTGATTGTGCACCCACTAACCGGTCTCTCCTTTGTTTGGGTCCTTTTCACCAATATCCGTTGCCAATAAATGCCATGGATTTTAAGTTGCTCAAGGTATTGGATGCTCTTCAGGTTCGATATTACCATTTCCCACTTGAAATTCTAAAATTAGTCTGTCTGAACTACCTTGCCCTAACTTGCAACAAAGAGCTCCCCGTTTCCATATCCAACCTTTTTCACCTTCAATTCTTAATTATCTTTCAACATACAAACATTAAGAAGCGCGGAGCTATCTCGTATATGCCGGTGGAAATATGGGACATGCAACAACTACAACATATTTATGTTGTGGGAAGAGACCTACCGACCCCTAATTCTGATGTTACATTGGACAAACTATCCAGTCTTGTTGGTGTGAGTACAATGAGTTGCACCACAGATATTCTCAAAAGAATCCCTAATTTAAAGGAATTAATTATTCAGATGGAGTTGAAGCCTTATGATGATGACAATGATAGCAACTCATTGAATGGATTGGAATATATCTCAGAAGAACTCCGAAATTTAGAGGCACTTTCATATTTTGTGAAGAACCCTGAATTGAAGTATGAGTGTAGGGTTCCTCTTTCAGTGTTCCCATCAAGTCTGACAATATTGCATTTGAGTGGCTTGGGGTGTCCATGGAGGTACATGAATGACATTGGTGTGCTACTACCAAATCTTGTGAATCTCAGGTTAGAACACTATGCCTTTCAAGGCTCAGAGTGGAATATAGAATCAAAGTGTTTTTTGAAACTTGAGAAACTTGTAATGGAAGATACTGATTTGGTGAGATGGAGAGCCCAACATGGAAGCCTCCCAAGGCTTGACCTTCTAAGCATACGACATTGCTACAAATTACAACAACTCGATTGGATGTGCAGTCCCTCAACGGTCACAACTCGTACCATTGAATTAGTTGAGTGCAATCCTTTAGTTGTCGCTTCTGCCTTGCAATTGCCTGAAGATCACTTTACAGTTCTTTGGCAATCTTCGTTTTGA
- the LOC121761404 gene encoding annexin D2-like: protein MSTLCIPAQVPPVAEDCEQLHKAFSGWGTNEDLIISILGRRNASQRKLIRQCYAETYGEDLLKALDKELSNDFERVVLLLALDPPERDAYLANEATKKWTASNRILVEIACTRSPKDMILAREAYHARYKKSLEEDVAYHTTGDFRKLLVPLVSSYRYSGDDVNLHLAKSEAKILREKITAKEYSCDDIIRILTTRSKAQINATLNQYKNEFGNDVNKDLKEDPKDEFLTLLRAAVKCLIYPEKYFEKVLRLAINKLGTDEGALTRVVATRAEVDMKAIKEIYEKRNSVPLDKAICKDTRGDYEKMLLTLIGHVEE, encoded by the exons ATGTCGACTCTCTGCATTCCAGCTCAGGTCCCTCCTGTCGCCGAAGACTGCGAGCAGCTGCACAAGGCATTCTCAG GATGGGGAACCAACGAGGACTTGATCATATCGATTTTGGGTCGTAGAAATGCCAGCCAACGGAAGCTGATCAGACAATGTTATGCCGAGACTTATGGTGAAGATCTGCTCAAAGCCTTAGACAAGGAACTCTCGAATGACTTTGAG AGAGTTGTGCTGTTGTTGGCACTGGACCCTCCAGAGCGTGATGCCTACTTAGCTAACGAGGCCACGAAGAAGTGGACAGCGAGCAACCGGATCCTCGTGGAGATTGCTTGCACGAGGTCTCCAAAGGATATGATTCTCGCAAGGGAAGCCTATCACGCTCGTTACAAGAAATCTCTCGAGGAGGACGTTGCTTATCACACAACAGGAGACTTCCGCAAG CTCTTGGTGCCCTTGGTGAGTTCATACCGTTACAGTGGAGACGACGTGAACCTCCATCTTGCTAAATCGGAAGCCAAGATACTGCGCGAGAAGATCACTGCAAAGGAATACAGCTGTGACGACATCATCAGAATCTTGACCACGAGGAGCAAGGCGCAGATCAATGCGACACTCAACCAATACAAAAACGAGTTTGGCAACGACGTGAACAAG GACCTGAAAGAAGACCCTAAAGACGAGTTCCTCACGCTACTGAGGGCTGCAGTGAAGTGTTTGATCTACCCGGAGAAGTACTTCGAGAAGGTGCTCCGCCTAGCAATCAACAAGCTAGGGACGGACGAGGGGGCCCTGACCAGGGTGGTCGCGACAAGGGCAGAAGTGGACATGAAGGCCATTAAGGAAATATACGAGAAACGGAACAGCGTGCCACTCGACAAAGCCATCTGTAAAGACACTCGTGGCGACTACGAGAAGATGCTGCTGACCCTCATCGGACATGTCGAAGAATGA
- the LOC121760197 gene encoding nudC domain-containing protein 2-like — protein sequence MAEKLVPEKSHSYIHNGQKVFDWDQTLEEMNMYIELPANVPKKLFHCKIDSKHVEVGIKGNPPYLNHELAFPVKTDCSFWTLEDNIMHITLQKRDKGQTWSSPIMGQAQLDPYNADLEQRRLMLQRFQEENPGFDFSQAQFSGNCPDPMTFMGGIRSG from the exons ATGGCTGAGAAATTAGTTCCCGAGAAAAGCCACAGCTACATTCACAACG GGCAAAAGGTGTTCGACTGGGATCAAACGCTGGAAGAGATGAATATGTACATAGAGCTTCCAGCTAACGTTCCAAAGAAGTTATTTCACTGCAAAATTGATTCCAAGCATGTTGAGGTTGGGATCAAAGGGAATCCACCCTACCTTAAT CACGAGCTTGCCTTCCCGGTGAAGACGGATTGTTCGTTTTGGACTCTTG AAGACAATATAATGCACATAACCTTGCAGAAGAGGGACAAAGGCCAGACATGGTCTTCACCTATAATGGGCCAAGCCCAGTTGGATCCATATAATGCTGATCTCGAACAGAGGCGTCTCATGCTTCAACGATTTCAAGAAGAG AACCCGGGCTTTGACTTCTCGCAAGCTCAGTTCAGTGGGAATTGCCCCGACCCAATGACCTTCATGGGTGGGATCCGTTCTGGTTGA
- the LOC121759899 gene encoding protein DETOXIFICATION 27-like isoform X1 has translation MEEVNSDPKQPLLLPIPPGSVKEAWGELKKLWQIAAPSIFCRLAMFSLTIITQSLAGHLGQNQLAAISIVTTVIISITFGFLLGMASVLEMLCGQAYGGKQYRLLGIYLQRSWVVLFLSSIALLPLFIFLEPMLKLVGQPAPLAELAGQVALWLIPMHLSFAFQFTLTRFLQCQLKTCVVAWVCGAVLALHVVISWIFVYNLRVGIVGIALTLDFSWWMSVVGMFIYSVCGWCPTSWTGFSREAFNDLWDFFKLSLASGVMLALENFYFRMLVLVSSIKGTEVAVDALSICMSFYGWESMIPMGLYAATGIRVACEIGAGNENSAKLAAKVSVFNSLLIGFLFFGIIMAFPDKIAMIFVSSSSVISMVEELASLLAITILFNCIQPILSGVAVGSGWQVFVAYINIGSYYIVGVPLGIFLGWYLHFGVEGIWVGMICGTIVQTLILSTVTVRRPWGKTAKALRFNSSVSEIN, from the exons ATGGAGGAAGTGAACTCTGATCCGAAGCAGCCCTTGCTACTCCCAATCCCGCCGGGAAGTGTGAAGGAGGCGTGGGGAGAGTTGAAGAAGCTATGGCAAATAGCAGCTCCCTCAATCTTCTGTCGATTGGCTATGTTTTCTCTCACTATCATCACCCAATCTCTCGCCGGCCACCTCGGCCAAAACCAGCTCGCCGCCATCTCCATTGTCACCACCGTCATCATCTCCATCACCTTCGGCTTCTTG CTAGGAATGGCTAGTGTGCTTGAGATGTTGTGTGGACAAGCCTACGGAGGAAAGCAATACCGCCTGTTGGGCATATATCTGCAACGCTCGTGGGTGGTGTTGTTTCTGAGCTCGATAGCTCTTCTACCTCTCTTCATTTTTCTCGAACCAATGTTGAAGCTTGTGGGGCAGCCGGCGCCATTAGCAGAGCTGGCGGGTCAGGTGGCGTTATGGCTGATCCCTATGCACTTGAGCTTCGCGTTCCAGTTCACTCTGACGAGGTTCTTGCAGTGCCAGTTGAAGACCTGCGTTGTTGCTTGGGTCTGTGGCGCGGTGCTTGCTCTACACGTGGTAATAAGTTGGATTTTCGTTTATAATTTGAGGGTTGGCATTGTGGGGATAGCCCTCACTCTCGATTTCTCGTGGTGGATGTCTGTTGTGGGGATGTTCATCTATAGTGTCTGTGGTTGGTGTCCTACTTCTTGGACTGGCTTCTCGAGGGAGGCTTTCAATGACCTCTGGGATTTCTTTAAACTGTCTCTAGCTTCTGGTGTCATGCTCGC GTTGGAGAATTTTTACTTTAGGATGCTGGTTCTCGTCTCGAGCATCAAAGGCACGGAGGTTGCTGTCGATGCCTTGTCCATATG CATGAGCTTCTATGGTTGGGAGTCCATGATTCCGATGGGGCTATATGCAGCAACGGG GATCCGTGTAGCATGTGAAATTGGAGCCGGGAATGAAAACTCTGCAAAGCTTGCTGCTAAAGTTTCCGTCTTCAACTCTCTGTTGATCGGTTTCCTGTTCTTTGGAATAATCATGGCCTTCCCGGACAAGATTGCAATGATATTCGTATCTAGCTCGTCTGTGATCTCGATGGTCGAGGAGCTAGCCTCGTTATTGGCAATAACCATTCTATTCAACTGCATTCAACCCATTCTTTCAG GTGTAGCCGTTGGATCCGGTTGGCAAGTCTTTGTTGCGTACATTAACATCGGGAGCTACTATATCGTCGGGGTGCCTCTCGGGATCTTCTTGGGATGGTATCTTCATTTTGGCGTAGAG GGCATATGGGTCGGGATGATCTGTGGAACGATAGTCCAGACGCTGATACTGTCCACCGTCACGGTTAGGCGTCCTTGGGGTAAGACGGCAAAAGCACTTCGTTTCAACTCCTCGGTATCCGAAATTAATTAG
- the LOC121762806 gene encoding uncharacterized protein LOC121762806, translating to MERSTPVRKPHTSTADLLTWSENPPEISPAPASAARSHQPSDGISKVVFGGQVTDEEVESLNKRKPCSGYKMKEMTGSGIFKGKGENRLSETDEADETSANKTGLRMYQQALSGVSHISFGDEDTVSPKKPATLPEVAKQRELSGNLESESEAKLQKQLSDAKNKELSGNNIFAPPPEIKARPLGARALALRESITIGEHASNNGAGNGVSTGESLKTAKKIPDQKFSELSGNNIFKGDGAAASAEKPLSSAKLREMSGSNIFSDGKVESRDYFGGVRKPPGGESSIALV from the exons ATGGAGAGGAGCACGCCGGTGAGGAAGCCTCACACTTCGACGGCAGATCTGCTCACGTGGTCGGAGAATCCGCCGGAAATCTCGCCGGCGCCGGCTTCCGCCGCCCGCTCTCATCAG CCGTCGGATGGGATCAGCAAGGTGGTGTTTGGAGGTCAGGTTACTGATGAGGAAGTTGAGAGCTTGAATAAGAG GAAGCCATGTTCCGGTTATAAGATGAAGGAAATGACTGGCAGTGGTATTTTTAAAGGCAAAGGAGAGAACAGATTGTCGGAAACTGATGAAGCAGATGAGACTTCAGCCAACAAAACTGGGCTGCGTATGTATCAG CAAGCATTGTCGGGAGTCAGTCACATCTCCTTTGGTGACGAAGATACAGTTTCTCCCAAGAAACCAGCCACCCTTCCTGAAGTTGCTAAACAGCGAGAGCTGAGCGGAAATCTAGAGAGCGAATCTGAAGCTAAATTACAAAAGCAACTTTCGGATGCCAAAAACAAGGAGCTCAGTGGCAACAATATCTTTGCTCCGCCTCCTGAAATCAAAGCCCGCCCCTTGGGTGCTCGAGCCTTGGCATTACGAGAGAGCATAACAATTGGAGAACATGCTTCTAACAAT GGTGCTGGCAATGGCGTTTCGACTGGGGAGTCTCTGAAAACAGCAAAGAAGATACCTGACCAGAAATTCTCAGAGCTCTCGGGCAACAACATCTTCAAAGGGGACGGAGCAGCTGCATCAGCCGAGAAGCCACTTAGCTCGGCAAAGCTGCGGGAGATGAGCGGCAGCAACATCTTCTCTGACGGGAAAGTGGAGTCCCGCGACTATTTTGGAGGCGTACGCAAGCCACCCGGCGGGGAAAGCAGCATTGCCCTGGTGTAA